In the genome of Electrophorus electricus isolate fEleEle1 chromosome 26, fEleEle1.pri, whole genome shotgun sequence, one region contains:
- the LOC113582377 gene encoding uncharacterized protein LOC113582377, with translation MSAVLSTEIKPEVTGQFEVCLGSNTIINCSFQTSEKTLKVGWYISQKQSLPGERINTIFPNGTLNNHYQEERGSTWSFLTIKNITSNDSGWYYCKVIQDIPLLKESNSNSSYLKIKEEENTTSSPTSCVTDSPVIVRTGSVLGKWWVWLALPLGCAVLITNLVVIRLTCCRRQEGPVYENTTKRRLQKEHSPRLSMPMDNSKISKQRHSMKSHSYTSSKINNQTTKGKTSK, from the exons ATGAGTGCAGTTTTGAGTACAGAAATCAAGCCTGAGGTAACAGGACAGTTTGAAGTATGTCTAGGATCCAACACAATCATCAACTGCAGTTTCCAGACAAgtgaaaaaacactgaaagtaGGCTGGTACATCAGTCAAAAGCAATCCTTGCCTGGCGAACGGATCAACACCATCTTTCCAAATGGCACCCTAAATAATCATTACCAAGAAGAGAGGGGAAGTACTTGGTCATTCCTgactattaaaaacattacatcCAATGACAGTGGATGGTATTACTGCAAAGTCATCCAGGACATTCCACTACTGAAGGAGAGTAACAGCAAttcatcatatttaaaaatca aagaggaggaaaatACAACAAGTTCACCAACAAGTTGTG TGACAGATTCTCCAGTGATCGTGAGAACAGGGTCAGTGCTTGGTAAATGGTGGGTGTGGCTAGCGTTGCCATTGGGGTGTGCTGTGCTGATAACAAATCTGGTTGTCATACGGCTCACCTGCTGCCGAAGACAAG AAGGCCCAGTTTATGAAAACACGACTAAGAGACGCCTACAGAAGGAGCACTCCCCACGGCTTTCCATGCCCATGGACAACAGCAAAATATCGAAACAAAGGCACTCCATGAAATCACATAGCTATACTAGCTCAAAGataaacaaccaaacaacaaaaGGTAAAACATCTAAGTGA